ccaatgcccttTTAAacgcccataaagagggagagtccaccactgctactggcagggcattccatgaattcacgactcgctgagtaaagaatctacccctaacatctgtcctatacctaccaccccttaatttaaagctgtgccccctcgtaataactgactccatacgtggaaaaaggttctcatggtcaaccctatctaaatccctaatcatcttgtacacctctatcaagtcacccctaaaccttcttttctccaatgaaaacagccccaagtgcctcagcctttcctcatacgatcttcctaccataccaggcaacatcctggtaaaactcctctgcacccattccagtacctccacatccttcctatagtatggcgactaaAACTGCATACGATACGCCAGATGCGGCTGcatcagagtcttatacaactgcaccATGacgtcaggactccggaactcaattcctctaccaataaaagccattacgccatatgccttcttcacagcactatttacctgggtggcaactttcagagatctgtgtacatggacaccaagatccctctgctcatccacactaccaagtatccgaccattagcccagtaccccatcttcttgttactcttaccaaagtgaatcacttcacacttactcacattgaactccatttgccacctttctgcccagctctgcagcctaTCTATGTCCCGCTGTAacttgccacatccttcctcactgtcaacaactcctccgacttttgtatcattcgcaaacttgctcacccaaccttctagcccctcctccaggtcatttataaaatgacaaacagcaatggtcccaaaacagatccttgcggaacactgctagtaactgcactccaagatgaaccttcaccatcaactactaccctctgtcttcttccagccagccaattcctaatccaaacctccaactcaccctcaatgccatacctccgtattttttgcagtagcctaccatggggaaccttatcaaacaccttactaaaatccatatgcaccacatctaccgctttaccctcgtccacctccttagaccccttctcaaagaattcaataaagtttgtgaggcacgacctgcccttcacaaaaccatgctgactatccttgatcacattattcctatccagatttacataaatcctatcccttacaattctctctaagactttgcccacaacagaagtgagactcaccggcctatagtttctagggttatccctactccccttcttgaacaagggaaccacatttgctatcctccagtcttctggcactattcctgtagacaacgaggacataaaaatcaaggccaatggctctgcaatctcctcccatgcttcccagagaatcctaggataaatgccatcaggcccaggggacttatctattttcatcctttccagaatttccaacacctcttccctacatacttcaaagccatccattctaattaattgtgactcaatattcacatcggcaacaatgtcctgttccggAGTGAattctgatgaaaagtattcattcagtgtctccccaatctcttcagcctccacacgcaacttcccactactatccttgactggacctattcctaccttagtcattcttttattcctgacatacctataaaaagcctttgggttttccgtaatcctaccaaccaacgacttttcatgtcccctccttgatgctcttagctctctctttagatccttcccggctaccttataactctcaatcgccccaattgaaccttcacgcctcatctttacatgcCGCcgtcttccctttaacaagggaatccaattccttattaaaccatgtctccctcacaagaccctttcctccctgcctgactggtacgtacttatcaaggacacccaatagctgctccttgaacaagctccacatatcgattgcgcccttcccttgaagcctacttttccaagccacgcatcctaagtcatgcctcaccgcatcaaaatttccctgcccccagctataagtcttgccctgcagtgcacacttatccctctccataactagactaaaagtcaccgaattgtggtcactatccccaaagtgctcacccacctcccagaaccaaatccagtatggcctcacctcttgtttgcctgtctacatattgtgtcaggaaatcctcctgcacacattggacatacaccgacccatctaacgtactcgagctatagctttcccagtcaatatctggaaagttaaagtcctccataacaaccaccctattactttcactcttctcctgaataatcctcgcaatcctttcttctacatctctaggactattaggaggcctgtagaaaacttctTACAAGGTGTCCTCACGTTTCCTAtgtctaacctcagcccaaactacctcagatggcgagtcttcatccatcatcctttccaccgctgtaatactatcttggacaagcaatgccacacctccccctcttttacccccacctctgaccctactaaaacatttaaaccctgggaCCTGCAACAGCCAagcctgtccctgttctacccatgtctctgtaatagctacaacatcgaaatcccaggtaccaacccatgctgcaagttcacctaccttatttcgtatacttctcgcattgaagtatacacacttcaagccaccttcctgtttacaagcaccctccttcgagattgatgccatgttcctaacctccctacactccaggtcctgcaccctaaagctacagtctaggttcccatgcccctgcagagttagtttaaacccccccaaagagcactagcaaacctccccctcaggttcaggtgtagaccatcctgtttatggaggtcccaccttccccagaaagaacagTTATTCAGAtaccagaatccctccctcctgcacaatccctgtagccacacatttaactgctctctctccctattcctcgacactctatcacgtggcacaggtaacaaaccagagacaacaactctgtttgttctaactctgagcttccaacctagctccctgaaagcctgcctaacatcctcatccctcttcctacctatgtcgttggtgccaatgtggaccacgacttcgggctgctccccctcccatttaaggacccggaaaacacaatcagatacatcacgtacccttgcatctgggaggcaacataccaaacgtgagtctctctcgccaaacaaaaccgcctatctgtgccccgaactatcgagtccccaataactattgctctgctgtTCTCCACcctttctttatttctttatttcaaaCTGCTACATCAAAATGTTATTTTGATTTGCTTTCAATTGCACTGTTTTCTAGTGGCATACAAAGCCAGATACAATGGTCAGAAACAGAACTGAATTACAGTTCACCAAAACAAGTGCAAAAGTCACTGGTTCGTTATAATTTAATgggtaatttctgttttttgtttgctATCGTTTAACAGCCAACGTGATAACTATTGTGATCCTGTCGCAGGGAAAATGTGGTCTCTCCAGATGTATCTCTCACTACCTGATAACAATGGCATCTTCGGATTTACTGGTTCTTATCGCTGACGTCGTATTTGTTCGGATCAGTGATTGCTACTTCCCAACTACCTTCCTGTTTAACACTCCTGTTTGTTCTTTTATCTACATGTTAGCTCGTACAGCCACCGACCTTTCTGTCTGGTTAACAATCGCTTTCACTTTTGATCGTTTCATTGGCACTTCCTGCCAGAAGTTGAGGCTCAGGTATTGCACCAAGAAAACGGCAGCAGTGGTTACAGGAACTGTCTGTCTATTGTTCTGTTCTAAAAACATTCCCTTCTGCTTTGCATTTGCACCAAATTTTACAGTCAACAACATCGGTATGGGTTGCAATTTTAAATTGGAATTTTACACTGAAGCTGCATGGGTCGCATATACCTGGATTGACCGCACTTTAACTCCACTGCTTCCAACATTCTTGATCTTGCTGCTCAATGTGCTGACTGTGGGATACATTTTAACAGTCAGTAGAATCCGCAAGAGGCTGAGGGGGAGTAAGTATGATGTGGATCAGAATGATCCAGAGTTGGAGAAGCGAAGAAAATCCATGATCTTACTCTTTGCTGTTTCCGGAAATTTCCTACTCTTATGGATAACGTATATCATAGTTTTCGTCCTGTATCAAGCGACAAATTATTATTATGCAAATAGTTGGAATGACCCAATGCTGATCGCGGATGTTACCAGCTTTATGCTCCTTCATTTGGGCACCTGCACAAACACTTTTATTTATGCAGTGATCCAAACAAAATTCAGAGAGGAACTGAAAATTTGGATTAAACATCCACTCGAAATAAAACTATGGAAGCGTTGCGTCCATGGACGAATAGAATGGGAAATAGGGATTCCATTCCGTCAGCATGACCAAATTTGGCTGGAGGCGGGGTGGTGGCGGAGGAGGGGAAAAGGCGGAGTCCTTACATTATCAAAATAAAGTAACATGACTGAAAGCTCAGAAACACTCAGGAATCTCACTTCAAGTATGGCAGGTAATATAAAACATTACTGATTTACTGATTAAACTGGAATTAATCAATAAGTGAATAAAGTATCAGTGGTTAGGGACAGATCATAGTGTTTGGCCAAAATAAGAGTTTTGTATTCGAATGCAGGGTGCATAATAAATTAAGCGAACTGATGGCACAAATTCAAATTGGTAATTATGATACAGACGTGGACGTAGGATGGTCTGGGTTGGGGCAGAAATACGTCAGTTTGCAGGATATATAGAACTGGCAAGGAGAATCGCGGAGGTCATTTGAAATAATATTACTTTAACGGTGAGGAAGGATATATGAGGGATGAACATTCAATGGTGATCATTGGTTGGGACTGAGGAATCAAAAAGGATCTAAAACTCTCAAAGGTGTTGTGTATAGACCTCTTTGTAGCAGTTCTGAAGTGTTGTTACTTAAATACAGATATTCAGTAATTTTAGCAAAACCATTATTGGAGCTCTTCACCTTAAACATGGATTGGGTGTGGCAGATTGAGAATTTCTGAAGTGTACCCGGAATAGTTTCCTCCAGCAATATATCCTGGATGCAACAAGTGGATAGGCAATATTGGATTTAGTGATGGGTAATGAATCGGATTTCATCAGTACTGTATATATTCATGTGAAAGTCGACCCCTAAGTTTTAGCCAAAAAGTCTGGAAATTTTCGTGTATCTCATATAAAAGTCAACCTCCGTTCTTCACAGATAACTGATCCAAATTTGTGAGTCAAGGTATTATCCCCTACATAAATGTTACCATGATGAAATTATTTTTTCCAGTTAGTTTGCTAGTTTGAAGAAAAAAAACTGAAGCAACAGTAGACGAGAGAAAACGGAGGAAAATGGAAGAATTTGGTGCAAATGTTTTGGACGCATCAGGTCAGAGTGACGTGACAACTTCCCTTAgggttttttaaaattatttagaGATTATTTGGGCCTCTGCTGATGACACGGCATTTTGGACTGTAGTACGAATTTCAGTCCCTTAAAAGAAATATCCTTGTAACAGTGGACCCCAAAATTTAACATTAAAATGTCGTCTACAAAATTCGACTTTTACACAAGCATATACTGGGTAACCAAAATATGAGTGAACGTTTATCAAATCGTAATCATGTCATGACGAGTACAAAGTAACGTTTCAAAGCAACAAACATGAATCAGCTGCTGGAGATTTAGATTTGGGAAAGGATGAGCGTAACAAGATGAGATATACAGTACACTTTCCACAGTAAACTGGGAAAATCTGTTCAAGGGTGAAATAACTCAACACCAGTGGAGGATGTTTAAGACAACACAAAACCAGTTCATACACCTGAGAAGAAAGCCTTGACTTCACATACGAAATAAC
This Chiloscyllium punctatum isolate Juve2018m chromosome 30, sChiPun1.3, whole genome shotgun sequence DNA region includes the following protein-coding sequences:
- the LOC140455600 gene encoding probable G-protein coupled receptor 139; translation: MVYYPIIAIVGIPANVITIVILSQGKCGLSRCISHYLITMASSDLLVLIADVVFVRISDCYFPTTFLFNTPVCSFIYMLARTATDLSVWLTIAFTFDRFIGTSCQKLRLRYCTKKTAAVVTGTVCLLFCSKNIPFCFAFAPNFTVNNIGMGCNFKLEFYTEAAWVAYTWIDRTLTPLLPTFLILLLNVLTVGYILTVSRIRKRLRGSKYDVDQNDPELEKRRKSMILLFAVSGNFLLLWITYIIVFVLYQATNYYYANSWNDPMLIADVTSFMLLHLGTCTNTFIYAVIQTKFREELKIWIKHPLEIKLWKRCVHGRIEWEIGIPFRQHDQIWLEAGWWRRRGKGGVLTLSK